In Flavobacterium sp. N3904, one DNA window encodes the following:
- a CDS encoding PAS domain S-box protein: protein MEFTKKWLKLIRWSLINPRTAGFFIFLFLSSGIVFSIFQRIQIIKENEHREMEIALEAVKQNVNQCLKNCYTTTLTLALTINDKGIPENFDSISSQLLASNDCLDAVQLVPNGVIKYIYPLKGNESALNLNLFNTPNVSKEAIQSITNKSMYFAGPLILKQGGLGIIGRLPVYKKNKFWGFAAVVIKLNTLLKISGVNSIDTNKYYFQFSKINPNTKKEEFFLPFRDDFQQAQQISTKMPDGNWKLYLTRLKGNHEYSSLIIPSILSIILCLLFGAFITILLNKPKRLEELITIQAEKLLNSELKFKTIFDRAPIGIALVDNNTGTFLEINNKFCQLLEYSEKEMKLINYQLITHPQDLIINELNAKNLNEGIINEYTLKKRYITKTGKKVWVNLNVTSLLNTGEKRNTNIAIVEDITLQKQILENLRKSEAQFRNLFKESPIPLWEVDLSYIKNYLKNLKLIDKDPKIVENYIKEHPEVVLKCFSLIKIVALNNKCLELLNIKAKEELTNNLEQVLDKETINDFIKQLVAITQNNLELIYDSQIKNSNGDSIDIHFRWNVIRGYEKTFERIIISTEDITSRKLNEKVILNSQQKIESIVNTIDGIVWECDITTFAFTFVSKKVKQILGYTPEEWIDEPNFWENHIHPDDRVAAMEYCSAKTKELLNHDLEYRMICKNGSAIWIRDMVNIVYENDKAVSLHGIMIDITKSKNIEADLNNSFNLVTKQNERLLNFSYIISHNLRSHTSNIASIVALIMSAETKEERADLMKLLVSVSNLLNETMLHLNEVINIRTNISISTEDLSLKEYADNVMKVFSQQIISKKVTISNQIPEDLIIHYNPAYLESVLYNMISNAIKYNHPERKLCIDLKWITKKDKKYLEISDNGIGIDLVKNGKKIFGMYKTFSNNPNSKGVGLFITKNQIEAMGGTITVESEPNIGTTFKIEIL, encoded by the coding sequence ATGGAATTTACAAAAAAATGGCTCAAATTAATCCGCTGGTCTTTGATAAATCCAAGGACTGCAGGTTTTTTTATATTTTTATTCCTTAGTAGTGGCATTGTATTTTCTATATTTCAACGGATTCAAATCATTAAAGAAAATGAACATCGTGAAATGGAAATTGCTCTTGAAGCCGTTAAACAAAACGTAAACCAATGTCTCAAAAACTGTTATACAACCACACTCACGTTGGCATTAACAATAAACGACAAAGGGATTCCAGAAAATTTTGATTCTATAAGTTCTCAACTTTTGGCGTCTAATGACTGCTTAGATGCCGTACAGCTAGTGCCAAATGGAGTAATAAAATATATTTACCCACTAAAGGGAAATGAATCTGCTTTAAATTTAAACTTATTCAATACTCCAAACGTTAGTAAAGAAGCCATACAATCCATAACAAATAAAAGTATGTATTTTGCAGGTCCTTTGATTTTAAAGCAAGGCGGACTGGGTATTATAGGCAGGCTGCCAGTTTATAAAAAAAATAAATTTTGGGGGTTTGCTGCAGTTGTAATTAAATTAAATACTTTGCTTAAAATTTCTGGAGTAAATTCAATTGATACCAATAAATATTATTTTCAATTTTCAAAAATAAATCCAAACACAAAAAAAGAAGAGTTTTTTCTCCCTTTTAGAGATGATTTTCAACAAGCCCAACAGATTTCAACAAAAATGCCTGATGGAAATTGGAAATTATATTTAACTAGATTAAAAGGAAATCACGAATACTCATCTCTAATTATTCCTTCAATTTTAAGCATTATCCTCTGTTTATTATTTGGCGCTTTTATAACTATTTTGCTAAATAAACCAAAGCGATTGGAGGAATTAATAACTATTCAGGCCGAAAAGCTTTTGAATAGCGAACTGAAATTTAAAACTATTTTTGATCGTGCACCAATAGGAATTGCACTCGTAGACAATAATACTGGAACTTTTCTAGAAATCAACAATAAATTTTGCCAACTGTTGGAATACTCTGAAAAAGAAATGAAACTCATTAATTATCAATTAATTACTCATCCACAAGATTTAATAATAAATGAATTAAATGCAAAAAATCTCAATGAAGGTATAATAAATGAATACACACTAAAAAAACGTTACATAACTAAAACAGGAAAAAAAGTTTGGGTAAATTTAAATGTAACTTCGCTTTTGAATACAGGTGAAAAAAGAAACACCAACATTGCAATTGTAGAAGACATTACTCTGCAAAAACAAATTTTAGAAAATCTTAGAAAAAGTGAAGCACAGTTCAGGAACCTATTCAAAGAATCCCCTATTCCATTATGGGAAGTTGATTTGTCATACATTAAAAATTACCTCAAGAATCTAAAACTCATTGATAAAGATCCAAAAATTGTTGAAAATTACATTAAGGAGCACCCAGAAGTAGTTCTTAAATGTTTTTCCTTAATTAAAATTGTAGCCTTAAACAATAAATGTTTAGAACTGCTTAATATTAAAGCAAAAGAAGAATTAACCAATAATTTAGAGCAGGTACTTGACAAAGAAACAATAAACGACTTTATCAAGCAATTGGTTGCTATTACGCAAAATAATTTAGAATTGATATATGATTCTCAAATTAAGAATAGTAATGGTGACTCAATTGATATTCATTTTAGATGGAATGTAATACGTGGTTATGAAAAAACATTCGAAAGAATAATAATTTCAACGGAGGATATTACTTCTCGAAAATTAAATGAAAAAGTGATTCTTAATTCACAACAAAAAATAGAATCCATTGTAAACACTATAGACGGGATTGTTTGGGAATGTGACATAACAACTTTTGCCTTTACTTTTGTGAGCAAAAAAGTAAAACAAATTTTGGGTTATACCCCAGAGGAATGGATAGATGAACCCAATTTTTGGGAAAATCACATTCATCCCGATGACAGAGTAGCTGCGATGGAGTATTGTTCTGCAAAAACCAAGGAATTATTAAATCACGATTTAGAATATAGAATGATTTGCAAAAATGGTTCTGCAATTTGGATACGGGACATGGTGAATATTGTTTATGAAAATGATAAAGCTGTAAGCTTACATGGAATAATGATTGATATAACTAAATCAAAAAATATTGAAGCTGATTTGAATAATTCATTCAATTTGGTTACCAAACAAAATGAAAGGTTATTAAATTTTTCCTATATAATATCTCACAATTTACGGTCACACACCAGCAATATTGCCTCAATTGTAGCATTAATAATGTCTGCTGAAACAAAAGAAGAAAGAGCAGATTTGATGAAATTACTAGTTTCGGTTTCCAACTTACTCAACGAAACAATGTTGCATTTAAACGAAGTTATTAATATACGGACTAATATAAGCATATCAACAGAAGATTTGAGCTTAAAAGAATATGCCGATAACGTGATGAAAGTTTTCTCTCAACAGATTATTTCAAAAAAAGTCACCATTTCCAATCAAATTCCTGAAGATTTGATAATCCATTATAATCCTGCCTATTTAGAAAGTGTACTTTACAATATGATTTCAAATGCAATAAAATACAACCATCCCGAACGAAAACTATGTATCGATTTAAAATGGATAACAAAAAAAGATAAAAAATACCTCGAAATATCAGACAATGGTATTGGTATTGATTTGGTAAAAAACGGAAAAAAAATTTTTGGTATGTATAAAACTTTTAGCAATAACCCAAATTCAAAAGGAGTTGGATTATTCATCACAAAAAACCAAATAGAAGCAATGGGGGGGACTATAACTGTAGAAAGCGAACCCAATATAGGTACAACATTTAAAATTGAAATATTATGA
- a CDS encoding response regulator: MNQKTIWVIDDDPIYQIIVDKIIKKSELFSAVSSFKNGKEAIDAIKNVLENKETLPGIILLDINMPIMDGWEFMEELVLLKSQINGSIQIYIVSSSIALEDKSKAKNYPEIIAYLSKPINTNDLILIAANH; encoded by the coding sequence ATGAATCAAAAAACAATATGGGTAATAGATGATGATCCGATTTATCAAATTATCGTTGATAAAATTATCAAAAAATCAGAATTATTTTCGGCTGTTTCCAGTTTCAAAAACGGAAAGGAAGCAATAGATGCAATAAAAAATGTTTTAGAAAACAAAGAAACTCTTCCTGGTATAATTCTGTTGGATATTAATATGCCAATTATGGATGGTTGGGAATTTATGGAAGAATTGGTTCTACTAAAATCCCAAATCAATGGATCAATACAAATATACATTGTAAGTTCTTCTATTGCATTAGAAGACAAAAGCAAAGCAAAAAATTATCCCGAAATCATTGCTTATTTATCAAAACCTATAAATACTAATGATTTAATATTAATAGCCGCAAACCATTAA
- a CDS encoding KTSC domain-containing protein, producing MKKIVEYRKLLNVEKTVELKELKTIYRNAMKDAHPDKFQGDDAGLKAAEENSKKIIEAYHFLVSINPETVKQNLPEYTETISTSTITDYKFVEGRLIINFSNGSVYEYISVPKATYVKMVNADSPGRFAKRHILNAFTWRKTINQD from the coding sequence ATGAAAAAAATAGTTGAATACCGCAAACTGCTTAACGTAGAAAAAACAGTAGAGCTAAAAGAGTTAAAAACCATTTATCGCAATGCGATGAAAGATGCACATCCTGATAAATTTCAAGGTGATGACGCAGGTTTAAAAGCTGCCGAAGAAAACAGTAAAAAAATTATTGAAGCGTACCACTTTTTAGTAAGTATCAATCCTGAAACAGTTAAACAGAATTTACCTGAATACACGGAAACAATTTCTACATCAACAATAACTGATTATAAATTTGTTGAAGGTAGATTGATAATCAATTTCTCAAACGGAAGCGTTTATGAATACATCAGTGTTCCTAAAGCAACCTATGTAAAAATGGTCAATGCAGATTCTCCTGGAAGATTTGCAAAAAGACACATCCTTAATGCATTTACTTGGAGAAAAACAATCAATCAAGATTAG
- a CDS encoding DUF4369 domain-containing protein has translation MKKIILFLTATVMLTSCSKDKYTITGTATGFENGKTVILETQDEKGMGLVAVDTVKIENGKFEIKGKTTEPSFHTLQIEGVQGKIPFILENGDITIVVNKDTIQKSKVSGTYNNDEYVKFNEEITKVQKPLMDFQTKNMQLMQTAQQTKDTAVINGLMKEYSKIQTEIGVTSKAKYLDYANTHPKSFISVLIIQGMSNDPSTEANKVESMYNALDESLKNSKPGKAVKEKITALKSPSVGATPTAPAAAPAK, from the coding sequence ATGAAAAAAATTATTTTATTTCTTACTGCTACAGTAATGTTAACCTCTTGTAGCAAAGATAAATACACAATTACTGGAACTGCGACAGGATTTGAAAACGGAAAAACTGTAATTCTTGAGACTCAAGACGAAAAAGGAATGGGATTAGTTGCAGTTGATACTGTAAAAATTGAGAATGGTAAATTCGAAATTAAAGGAAAGACTACTGAACCATCTTTCCATACTCTACAAATAGAAGGTGTACAAGGAAAAATTCCATTTATTTTAGAAAACGGAGATATTACAATTGTAGTAAACAAAGATACAATTCAAAAATCTAAAGTTTCTGGTACTTACAATAATGACGAATATGTGAAATTTAATGAAGAAATCACTAAAGTTCAAAAGCCATTAATGGATTTCCAAACAAAAAATATGCAATTGATGCAAACAGCTCAACAAACAAAAGATACAGCTGTTATCAATGGATTGATGAAAGAGTATTCTAAAATTCAAACTGAAATTGGTGTAACATCAAAAGCTAAATATTTAGATTATGCAAACACACATCCAAAATCATTTATAAGTGTATTAATCATTCAAGGAATGAGCAATGACCCTTCTACAGAAGCAAACAAAGTAGAGTCAATGTACAATGCTCTTGATGAGTCTTTGAAAAACTCTAAACCAGGTAAAGCGGTTAAAGAAAAAATAACAGCATTAAAATCTCCATCTGTAGGTGCTACACCAACAGCTCCAGCTGCTGCTCCAGCTAAATGA
- a CDS encoding TlpA family protein disulfide reductase, whose product MSLKESLGKVTIVDFWASWCGPCRKENPNVVAIYAELHSKGLNIIGVSLDEDSAKWKEAIAKDKLTWTQVSNLKGWEDPIAKQYNVESIPATFVLDQSGNVVAQGLRGDELKAKIIELLGK is encoded by the coding sequence ATTTCGCTTAAGGAAAGCTTAGGAAAAGTAACAATCGTTGATTTTTGGGCTTCATGGTGTGGTCCGTGTCGAAAAGAAAATCCAAATGTAGTAGCCATTTATGCCGAATTGCATTCAAAAGGATTAAACATAATTGGTGTTTCTCTAGATGAAGATTCTGCAAAATGGAAAGAAGCTATTGCGAAAGATAAACTAACTTGGACACAAGTTTCTAACCTTAAAGGTTGGGAAGATCCAATTGCAAAGCAATACAACGTCGAATCAATTCCTGCTACTTTTGTCCTTGATCAATCTGGAAATGTAGTAGCACAAGGTTTAAGAGGCGATGAACTAAAAGCAAAAATTATCGAATTATTAGGGAAATAA
- a CDS encoding SIMPL domain-containing protein, whose translation MKKSILLVICLFTVLAHSQEVKPIPLINVSGEGKIKVVPDQVTILATVETKGTNAKEVKKQNDQQMEAVLKLVKTMNLPTADYKTKRVSLNPQYDYEKKKHSYNATQTIEILLKDLSKYDELMEGLVDQGINRIDNVTFQSSKLAQYQSDARKQAMKEAKMKAEDYVSVLGQKVGVGFTITDNSQTYYPQPVYAMKTMAMDGVAGAPPTETLAIGEIEIIANVSVSFKLE comes from the coding sequence ATGAAAAAATCAATTTTACTTGTTATCTGTCTATTTACAGTTTTGGCACACAGTCAAGAAGTTAAACCAATTCCTCTAATTAATGTTTCCGGTGAAGGAAAAATTAAAGTAGTTCCAGATCAGGTTACCATTTTGGCAACCGTCGAAACTAAAGGAACGAATGCTAAAGAAGTGAAAAAACAAAATGATCAGCAAATGGAGGCCGTTTTAAAATTGGTCAAAACTATGAACTTACCGACAGCCGATTATAAAACAAAAAGAGTATCCTTGAATCCACAGTATGATTATGAAAAAAAGAAACATTCATATAATGCAACACAAACTATAGAAATCCTTTTGAAAGATTTGTCTAAGTATGATGAATTAATGGAAGGTTTGGTTGACCAAGGAATCAATCGAATTGACAATGTTACTTTTCAATCCTCAAAATTGGCACAATACCAATCCGACGCACGAAAACAAGCTATGAAAGAAGCTAAAATGAAAGCTGAGGACTATGTATCCGTTTTAGGTCAAAAAGTAGGAGTAGGGTTTACTATTACTGATAATTCACAAACCTATTATCCTCAGCCGGTATATGCAATGAAAACGATGGCAATGGATGGAGTTGCAGGAGCACCGCCAACAGAAACACTTGCGATTGGTGAAATTGAAATCATAGCCAATGTGAGTGTGAGTTTTAAATTGGAATAA
- a CDS encoding rhomboid family intramembrane serine protease has product MNAILIGIIVANVLISYKGFNDFSFFRKYEFHVGSIRAGEQIRMISSGFLHVDMTHLLFNMLTLFFFAPVVLSYLGSFSFILVYFGSLIFGSLLTMLFHKEDYSYRAVGASGAVTGVLYSAILLQPDMMLGLFFVIPIPAYIFGIVYLLYSIYGMRSKNDNIGHTAHFGGAMGGYLITLLRNPELIQEHTLMTVLLSIPIVILFGMAKAGKL; this is encoded by the coding sequence ATGAATGCCATTTTGATTGGAATAATAGTTGCCAATGTACTGATAAGTTATAAAGGGTTTAATGACTTTTCCTTTTTTAGAAAATATGAATTTCACGTGGGAAGCATTCGAGCAGGAGAACAAATCCGCATGATTTCGTCTGGTTTTCTTCATGTTGATATGACTCATTTGCTATTCAACATGTTAACGCTTTTTTTTTTCGCCCCTGTGGTTTTGAGCTATTTAGGCAGCTTTTCATTTATTTTGGTCTATTTTGGTAGTTTGATATTTGGGAGTTTATTGACAATGTTATTCCACAAAGAAGATTACAGTTATAGAGCTGTAGGAGCTTCTGGAGCGGTTACAGGAGTTTTATATTCAGCTATATTATTGCAACCTGATATGATGTTGGGGTTATTTTTTGTGATTCCAATACCGGCTTATATATTTGGTATAGTCTATTTATTATATTCTATTTATGGGATGCGATCCAAGAACGATAACATTGGACATACTGCCCATTTTGGAGGTGCAATGGGCGGTTATTTGATTACACTTTTAAGAAATCCAGAATTAATACAAGAGCATACTTTAATGACTGTTTTATTGTCTATTCCCATTGTTATTCTTTTTGGAATGGCAAAAGCGGGAAAACTTTAA
- a CDS encoding lysophospholipid acyltransferase family protein yields MKFLIYLIVYPFLWCISILPFPLLYLLSDFVFILLYRIVGYRKKTVRQNLALALPHLSDKERLIIEKKFYHHLCDIFLEMIKTMSISKTEISKRYVFKNIEVYEEMEKKEKSIALMCAHYASYEWAVSLNFHSNFKSFGIYKKIKNPYFDKLVHSIRSRFKANLITTKETIPTIINNNDNNILSVYGFASDQSPKENSAFHWAKFMGIEVPVHTGAEMLAKRYNMNVVFLKTKKVKRGYYEATIEVLSENTSEVPNYEITDQFLKLVEKQIYEAPEYYLWTHKRWKHQR; encoded by the coding sequence ATGAAATTCCTAATCTACCTAATTGTTTACCCTTTTTTATGGTGTATTTCAATTCTTCCTTTTCCCCTACTTTATCTTTTATCCGATTTTGTTTTCATATTATTATATAGAATTGTTGGCTATCGAAAAAAAACCGTTCGACAAAATCTTGCTTTAGCATTACCCCATTTATCTGATAAAGAGCGATTGATTATAGAAAAAAAATTCTATCATCATTTATGTGATATCTTTCTCGAAATGATTAAAACCATGAGTATTTCAAAAACGGAAATATCCAAAAGATATGTTTTTAAGAATATAGAAGTTTATGAAGAAATGGAAAAAAAAGAAAAGAGTATTGCTCTTATGTGTGCCCATTATGCTAGTTATGAATGGGCAGTATCATTAAATTTTCATTCCAATTTTAAGAGCTTTGGTATTTACAAAAAAATTAAAAACCCTTATTTTGATAAGTTAGTGCATTCCATTCGTAGTAGGTTTAAAGCAAATCTAATTACTACAAAAGAAACAATACCAACGATAATCAATAATAACGACAACAATATTCTATCAGTATATGGTTTTGCAAGCGATCAGTCGCCTAAAGAAAACAGTGCCTTTCATTGGGCGAAATTTATGGGAATAGAAGTTCCCGTTCATACTGGTGCCGAAATGTTAGCTAAAAGATACAATATGAATGTTGTTTTTCTAAAAACTAAAAAAGTGAAACGTGGTTATTATGAGGCAACCATCGAAGTGCTCTCTGAAAACACAAGTGAAGTTCCCAACTATGAGATTACAGATCAGTTTTTGAAACTTGTTGAAAAACAAATTTACGAAGCTCCAGAATATTATTTGTGGACGCATAAACGATGGAAACACCAAAGATAA
- a CDS encoding lysophospholipid acyltransferase family protein: MQYLVYLFVYPIIWVISMLPFRLLYLFSDFVYIIVYRIIRYRKKTVQENLALALPHLSDKERLIIEKKFYHHMCDMFLEMVKTMNISKEEICKRFVFKNIEMYKELEKQGKSVAIICSHYASYEWIISMNYYSDFVGYGIYKQLKNPYFDKLVHKIRSRFNAKLITTKQTIPTIINNNKNNVLSLYGFASDQSPRAKSAFHWTKFMGIEVPVHTGAEMLSKRYNMNLVYLNTKKVKRGHYEATLEILSDNPKEIPNYELTDQYLKLLEKQIYEAPEYYLWTHKRWKYRR; encoded by the coding sequence ATGCAATACCTCGTATATTTGTTTGTATATCCAATTATTTGGGTAATTTCGATGCTTCCTTTTCGTTTACTGTATTTGTTTTCTGATTTTGTTTATATTATAGTTTATCGAATTATTCGATATCGTAAAAAAACAGTTCAGGAAAATCTTGCTCTGGCATTGCCTCATTTATCAGATAAAGAGCGATTGATTATAGAGAAAAAATTCTATCATCACATGTGTGACATGTTTTTGGAGATGGTAAAAACAATGAACATTTCCAAAGAAGAAATTTGCAAAAGATTTGTCTTTAAAAATATTGAGATGTACAAAGAGCTTGAAAAGCAAGGAAAAAGCGTTGCAATTATCTGTTCTCATTATGCTAGTTATGAATGGATAATTTCGATGAATTATTATTCCGATTTTGTGGGCTATGGAATTTACAAGCAACTAAAGAATCCTTATTTTGACAAATTAGTACATAAAATTCGTTCAAGATTTAATGCCAAATTGATTACCACAAAACAAACAATACCAACTATAATCAATAATAATAAAAACAATGTATTGTCTTTGTACGGTTTTGCCAGCGACCAATCACCTAGAGCTAAATCTGCTTTTCACTGGACAAAATTTATGGGAATTGAAGTCCCGGTGCATACCGGAGCCGAAATGTTATCCAAGAGATACAACATGAATTTGGTTTATCTCAATACCAAAAAAGTAAAACGAGGTCATTATGAAGCAACATTAGAAATTCTTTCAGACAATCCAAAAGAAATTCCAAATTATGAACTTACCGATCAATATCTAAAACTTTTAGAAAAACAAATTTATGAAGCTCCGGAATATTATTTGTGGACCCATAAAAGATGGAAATACAGACGTTAG
- a CDS encoding aminotransferase class V-fold PLP-dependent enzyme, with amino-acid sequence MTTTVTPTKLEQYFQQFRNNIIGIDQEFESPYGQQKIIYTDWTASGRLYRPIEEKLMNDFGPFVANTHTETTVSGTAMTKSYHHARHIIKHHVNANSDDVLITDGTGMTGVVNKFQRILGLKVPENLKDFINIPAEKKPIVFISHMEHHSNQTSWLETIADVEVIPSCEEGLFSLKNLALLLEKYKDRTYKIASITSCSNVTGIKTPYHQAAKLMHEHNGVCFVDFACSGPYVKIDMHPEDSESYLDAIFFSPHKFLGGPGTSGVLVFNKKLYHNMVPDCPGGGTVSWTNPWGEHKYIDNIEDREDGGTPGFLQVIKTALAIQLKEQMGIENILKREHEIVEYVFDSLGNIPNIKILAGQHHDRLGVISFFVEDLHFNLGVKLLNDKFGIQTRGGCSCAGTYGHFLLHVDQETSNKLIDEISLGDLIRKPGWIRMSIHPTTTTQEIEYVCNSIKSLAENHKTWALDYDYNKDTNEFIHKNAKVIEDKLVQDWFSL; translated from the coding sequence ATGACCACAACAGTAACTCCAACAAAATTAGAGCAGTATTTTCAACAATTTCGTAATAATATTATTGGAATTGATCAGGAATTTGAATCTCCGTATGGTCAGCAAAAAATTATATATACGGATTGGACTGCCAGTGGACGTTTGTATCGTCCGATTGAAGAAAAACTAATGAATGACTTCGGCCCTTTTGTAGCCAATACCCATACCGAAACTACTGTATCCGGGACAGCGATGACCAAATCATATCACCATGCCCGCCACATTATCAAGCATCATGTCAATGCCAATTCAGATGACGTTTTAATAACTGATGGAACTGGAATGACAGGAGTTGTGAATAAATTCCAAAGAATCTTAGGATTGAAAGTACCCGAAAATCTAAAAGATTTTATCAATATTCCAGCCGAAAAAAAACCAATTGTTTTCATTTCGCATATGGAGCATCACTCCAATCAAACTTCTTGGCTTGAGACAATCGCAGATGTAGAGGTAATACCCTCCTGTGAAGAAGGACTTTTTAGCTTAAAAAACCTTGCCTTATTATTAGAAAAATATAAAGACAGAACCTATAAAATTGCTTCGATAACTTCCTGTTCAAATGTTACTGGAATTAAAACACCCTATCATCAAGCTGCTAAACTAATGCATGAGCATAATGGTGTTTGCTTTGTAGATTTTGCATGCTCGGGCCCTTATGTAAAAATAGATATGCATCCCGAAGATTCAGAGTCGTATTTGGATGCGATTTTCTTTTCTCCGCATAAATTTTTGGGTGGCCCAGGAACTTCTGGAGTTTTGGTATTTAATAAAAAATTATACCACAATATGGTTCCTGATTGTCCAGGCGGCGGAACTGTATCCTGGACAAATCCATGGGGAGAACACAAGTACATAGACAATATTGAAGACAGGGAGGACGGAGGAACTCCAGGTTTTCTTCAAGTAATCAAAACTGCGCTGGCGATTCAGTTGAAAGAGCAAATGGGTATTGAAAATATCCTCAAACGCGAACATGAAATTGTAGAATACGTTTTTGACTCATTAGGAAACATCCCCAACATAAAAATTCTTGCGGGACAACATCATGACCGATTGGGTGTAATTTCTTTTTTTGTTGAAGATTTGCATTTTAATTTGGGAGTGAAATTATTGAATGATAAATTCGGAATCCAAACGCGTGGCGGTTGTAGTTGTGCTGGAACTTATGGCCATTTTTTATTGCACGTTGATCAGGAAACCTCGAATAAATTGATAGACGAAATAAGTTTGGGAGATTTGATCAGAAAACCAGGTTGGATCAGAATGTCGATACATCCGACAACGACAACTCAAGAAATTGAATATGTTTGCAATAGCATTAAATCATTGGCCGAAAATCATAAAACCTGGGCTTTAGATTATGATTACAACAAAGATACCAATGAGTTCATACACAAAAATGCTAAGGTAATTGAAGATAAATTAGTACAAGATTGGTTTTCGTTATAA